A genomic region of Vitreoscilla filiformis contains the following coding sequences:
- a CDS encoding cytochrome P450, which produces MFSFDPYSPAVDADPFPYYQRLRDEFPCFWSPEAQMWVLSRYSDIVTALNDWQTYSSASGNLMTELPGRAGATLGSSDPPRHDRLRALVQHAFMKRNLLALETPIREVARDVFGTLKGVSEFDFKEVSSKFTVKVLMAALGLPMGDEALVPEQEVRDNAVLMVQSDARTRTKGPEHIAAYNWMQDYAAKVIALRRAEPRDDLISHFAQAEIDGDKLDEREVLLTTTTLIMAGVESMGGFMMMFAHNLATFADARRAVVANPALLPDAIEESLRFNTSAQRFRRRLMKDVSLHGQTMKQGDFVCLAYGSGNRDERQFPNPEVYDITRKPRGHLGFGGGVHACLGTAIARMAVKIAFEEFHRVVPDYRRVADQLAWMPSSTFRSPLVLLLKAQ; this is translated from the coding sequence ATGTTCAGCTTCGACCCCTACAGCCCGGCGGTGGACGCCGATCCGTTTCCCTACTACCAGCGCCTACGGGATGAATTCCCCTGCTTCTGGAGCCCCGAGGCGCAGATGTGGGTGTTGTCGCGTTACAGCGACATCGTCACCGCGCTGAACGATTGGCAAACCTACTCCAGCGCCAGCGGCAACTTGATGACCGAACTGCCCGGTCGTGCTGGGGCGACGTTGGGTTCGTCCGACCCGCCGCGCCATGACCGCCTGCGCGCCTTGGTGCAACACGCCTTCATGAAGCGCAACCTGCTGGCGCTGGAAACGCCGATCCGCGAGGTGGCCCGCGACGTGTTCGGCACCTTGAAGGGCGTGAGCGAGTTCGATTTCAAGGAAGTTTCGTCCAAGTTCACCGTCAAAGTGTTGATGGCCGCGCTGGGCCTGCCCATGGGCGACGAAGCCCTGGTGCCCGAACAAGAGGTGCGTGACAACGCCGTGCTCATGGTGCAAAGCGATGCTCGCACCCGCACCAAAGGCCCGGAGCACATCGCCGCCTACAACTGGATGCAAGATTACGCCGCCAAGGTGATCGCCCTGCGCCGGGCCGAGCCGCGTGACGATCTCATCAGCCACTTCGCCCAAGCCGAAATCGATGGCGACAAACTCGACGAGCGCGAGGTGCTGCTGACCACCACCACACTCATCATGGCGGGCGTCGAATCGATGGGCGGTTTCATGATGATGTTCGCCCACAACCTGGCGACGTTTGCCGATGCGCGCCGCGCCGTGGTGGCCAACCCGGCGCTGTTGCCGGACGCCATCGAAGAAAGCCTGCGTTTCAACACTTCGGCGCAACGCTTCCGCCGCCGCTTGATGAAGGACGTGAGCTTGCACGGCCAAACCATGAAACAAGGCGATTTCGTCTGCCTGGCCTACGGTTCTGGCAACCGCGACGAGCGCCAGTTCCCCAACCCCGAGGTGTACGACATCACCCGCAAGCCACGTGGCCATCTGGGCTTTGGCGGCGGCGTCCACGCTTGCTTGGGCACGGCGATTGCGCGCATGGCGGTGAAGATCGCCTTCGAAGAATTCCACCGCGTGGTGCCGGACTACCGCCGCGTCGCCGACCAGCTCGCTTGGATGCCGTCGTCCACCTTCCGCAGCCCGCTGGTGCTGCTGCTCAAGGCGCAATAA
- a CDS encoding phosphate/phosphite/phosphonate ABC transporter substrate-binding protein translates to MRFHLPPASIVALLSLCWLTPAHAETFTFGVLSQRSAVLTAQYWNPILDYVKRKTGIDLQLKLARTAPESNDATERGEYDFVYSNTIFLPRMAGTNYQVILKPREDAISGQIVTLASAPVKQLKDLQGQAVGFPSQAAFLGYAVPMDALLRDGVHVAPFFGGNQEGIMAQLKAGRILAAGVNSQVMQAFAARENLQYRVIWESPPYHNLPIAAHPRVPKPVVEAVRSAIDGMEQDADGRTVLETTARVIGQQPPFGFNAASPSDYRNYTDFYRTTLVKDIK, encoded by the coding sequence ATGCGGTTCCACCTCCCTCCAGCCTCGATCGTCGCCCTGTTGAGCCTGTGCTGGCTCACCCCGGCCCACGCGGAAACTTTCACGTTTGGCGTGCTCTCGCAACGCAGCGCTGTGCTCACCGCGCAGTACTGGAATCCGATCCTCGACTACGTTAAGCGTAAAACCGGCATCGATTTGCAGCTCAAGCTCGCTCGCACCGCCCCCGAATCCAACGACGCCACCGAGCGCGGTGAGTACGACTTTGTGTACTCGAACACCATTTTTCTGCCTCGCATGGCTGGGACGAACTACCAAGTCATCCTCAAACCGCGTGAAGACGCCATCTCAGGGCAGATCGTGACCCTGGCCAGTGCCCCGGTGAAGCAGCTCAAAGACCTGCAAGGCCAAGCCGTTGGCTTTCCCTCGCAAGCCGCGTTTCTTGGCTACGCGGTTCCCATGGACGCTTTGCTGCGCGATGGCGTTCACGTCGCCCCGTTTTTTGGCGGTAACCAAGAGGGCATCATGGCGCAGCTCAAGGCAGGGCGGATTTTGGCTGCCGGTGTGAACAGTCAGGTGATGCAAGCCTTTGCCGCCCGGGAAAATCTCCAGTACCGGGTGATCTGGGAATCTCCGCCCTATCACAACCTGCCCATTGCTGCCCATCCCCGGGTGCCCAAACCGGTGGTGGAGGCTGTGCGCTCGGCCATCGATGGCATGGAACAAGACGCCGATGGGCGCACCGTTTTAGAAACAACCGCCCGCGTCATCGGCCAGCAACCGCCGTTTGGCTTCAATGCGGCCAGCCCCAGCGATTATCGAAATTACACCGATTTTTACCGGACGACCTTGGTCAAGGACATCAAGTAA
- a CDS encoding 2Fe-2S iron-sulfur cluster-binding protein, translated as MPTLTYVEANGTRTEVDVPEGWNLMQAATANGVDGILGECGGSCACATCHCYVDDMLAALLPPPSDGELDMLAHVAAERRPNSRLACQLKATAAMAGAVLTLPETQE; from the coding sequence ATGCCGACCCTGACCTATGTTGAAGCCAACGGCACCCGCACCGAGGTGGACGTGCCCGAAGGCTGGAACCTGATGCAAGCCGCCACCGCCAACGGCGTGGACGGCATCCTGGGCGAGTGCGGTGGCTCGTGCGCCTGCGCCACCTGCCACTGCTATGTGGACGACATGCTGGCCGCCCTGCTGCCCCCTCCGAGCGACGGCGAGCTGGACATGCTGGCCCACGTCGCCGCCGAGCGTCGCCCGAACAGCCGCCTGGCCTGCCAGTTGAAAGCCACCGCCGCCATGGCCGGTGCCGTCCTCACCCTGCCTGAGACCCAGGAATGA
- a CDS encoding response regulator, which translates to MAEAANRAKSAFLANMSHEIRTPMNAIIGLVYLMRRELAGSRHVDRLDKIDHAAQHLLSVINDILDFSKIESGNLTLEALNFDIEGLFRSVQFLIDDRASAKELEIITRIDPALPLIVHGDRLHLGQILLNFASNAVKFTASGHISLRAKRLPANGDGAIWIRFEVSDTGIGLTPEQQARIFTPFEQADVSTTRHYGGTGLGLSISKRLTELMSGRVGLDSQVGQGSTFWVEIPFQPAMPAHDTPASDLGSPLLRTPLKVLVVDDLEEARESLCEMLAMLRHSVSSCASGPEALAWIQAQETQAQPFDLVILDWRMPGMDGLETANRIQAMAQRPLPILILATAYGREFPTDILQEAGIGVTLEKPITPSTLHEAIQTVVSGQRSALDSALPAPADHAHLAGRRVLLAEDNLVNQEIALAILNNAGLVVDVAADDQEAVEKATHTTYDLILMDIHMPHMDGFEATSAIKQLPGYNHIPILAMTANAFYEDRKACLAAGMVDHVAKPVNPDALLATLARWLHV; encoded by the coding sequence GTGGCTGAGGCCGCCAACCGGGCAAAGAGTGCCTTCTTGGCCAACATGTCCCACGAGATTCGCACGCCGATGAACGCCATCATCGGTTTGGTTTATTTGATGCGCAGAGAATTGGCCGGGTCTCGGCATGTGGATCGCCTGGACAAAATTGACCATGCCGCCCAACATTTACTCAGTGTGATCAATGATATTTTGGATTTCTCCAAAATTGAATCAGGCAACCTGACCCTGGAAGCGCTGAATTTTGACATCGAGGGTTTATTCCGCAGCGTGCAGTTCCTGATTGATGACCGAGCCAGCGCCAAAGAGTTGGAAATCATCACCCGCATTGACCCTGCATTGCCACTGATTGTTCACGGCGACCGGTTGCATCTGGGCCAAATTTTGCTGAACTTCGCCAGCAATGCGGTCAAATTCACAGCTTCGGGCCACATTAGCCTGCGGGCCAAGCGGCTTCCGGCCAACGGCGACGGTGCCATTTGGATTCGATTTGAAGTGTCCGATACGGGCATTGGGTTAACGCCAGAGCAGCAAGCACGTATCTTCACGCCTTTTGAGCAGGCCGACGTTTCTACCACCCGCCATTATGGTGGCACAGGCTTGGGCCTGAGTATTTCCAAGCGGCTGACGGAGTTGATGTCTGGCCGTGTTGGGCTGGACAGCCAAGTCGGCCAAGGCAGCACTTTTTGGGTCGAAATTCCGTTCCAGCCGGCCATGCCTGCGCATGACACACCCGCATCCGACCTGGGAAGCCCCCTTCTCCGCACCCCGCTGAAGGTGCTGGTGGTGGACGATTTAGAGGAAGCCCGCGAAAGCCTGTGCGAGATGCTGGCCATGTTGCGCCACAGTGTCAGCAGTTGTGCCAGCGGCCCTGAAGCGTTGGCCTGGATACAAGCACAGGAAACTCAGGCGCAACCTTTTGATTTGGTGATTTTGGATTGGAGAATGCCGGGGATGGATGGCCTTGAAACGGCCAACCGAATTCAAGCCATGGCGCAACGCCCCCTGCCGATTCTGATATTGGCAACCGCTTATGGCCGCGAATTTCCTACCGATATTTTGCAGGAAGCGGGTATTGGGGTGACATTGGAAAAACCCATCACGCCGTCCACACTGCATGAAGCGATTCAAACGGTGGTATCTGGGCAGCGCAGCGCCTTGGATTCGGCCTTGCCGGCGCCGGCAGACCATGCCCACTTGGCTGGCCGGCGTGTGCTTTTGGCGGAAGATAACCTGGTCAACCAAGAAATTGCCTTGGCTATTTTGAACAATGCGGGCCTGGTGGTGGATGTGGCTGCGGACGATCAAGAAGCCGTCGAAAAAGCCACGCACACAACTTACGACCTCATTCTCATGGACATTCACATGCCCCACATGGATGGGTTTGAAGCCACCAGCGCCATCAAACAACTTCCAGGATACAACCATATTCCAATCTTGGCCATGACAGCCAATGCTTTCTACGAAGATCGCAAAGCTTGTTTGGCAGCGGGTATGGTGGATCATGTGGCTAAACCGGTGAATCCCGACGCGTTGCTGGCCACGCTGGCGCGTTGGTTGCACGTGTGA
- a CDS encoding Com family DNA-binding transcriptional regulator, translating into MNEEIRCGCNKLLARARFIGRVQIKCPRCGTMCDVTRDTIPQSPDRHRATHQRGRLCEPDDNQTGQLGR; encoded by the coding sequence ATGAATGAGGAAATCAGGTGCGGCTGTAACAAGCTGCTGGCGCGTGCACGGTTTATCGGCCGAGTGCAAATCAAATGCCCGCGATGCGGCACCATGTGCGACGTGACCAGGGACACGATCCCGCAATCCCCCGATCGCCACAGAGCGACTCATCAACGAGGACGGCTCTGTGAACCAGACGACAACCAAACCGGCCAGCTTGGCCGCTGA
- a CDS encoding OFA family MFS transporter: MTSPTTFLAKERTIAAPGFNRWLVPPAALAIHLCIGMAYGFSVFWLPLSKALGIQEPLRCGPEVGFLQELFITTCDWKVSTLGWMYTLFFVLLGSSAALWGGWLERAGPRHAGVVSALCWCGGMLLSALGIHWHQFWLMLLGSGVIGGIGLGLGYISPVSTLIKWFPDRRGMATGMAIMGFGGGAMIGSPLATELMQHFATPTDVGVAPTFVVMAALYFVFMMGGALAYRIPPAGWTPHGIAPTPTTRAAASAMITRRHVHASKVWRIPQFWLVWMVLCMNVSAGIGVLGMASPMLQEVFGGALIGVPAKYGELDKTQLAAIASVAAGFTALLSLFNIGGRFFWASLSDRLGRQRTYAVFFVLGGLLYASIPASAGAGSQLLFVGAFCIILSMYGGGFATVPAYLADLFGTQMVGAIHGRLLTAWATAGILGPVVVNYMRDYQLNLGLPREQVYNQTMFILVGMLGVGLICNLLVRPVADRHFMNDLELAREKRLAHDRIQATESHSLAPIARPTPLVWVVLAWAAVGLPLAWGMYRTGLSVSKFLS; the protein is encoded by the coding sequence ATGACATCCCCCACCACTTTCCTCGCCAAGGAGCGCACCATCGCCGCTCCGGGCTTCAACCGCTGGCTGGTGCCCCCAGCCGCCCTGGCCATCCACCTGTGCATCGGCATGGCTTACGGGTTTTCGGTGTTCTGGCTGCCGCTGTCCAAAGCGCTGGGCATCCAAGAACCCCTACGCTGCGGCCCCGAAGTGGGCTTCCTCCAAGAACTGTTCATCACCACCTGCGACTGGAAGGTCTCCACCCTGGGGTGGATGTACACCCTGTTCTTCGTCCTGCTGGGCAGCTCGGCTGCGCTTTGGGGCGGTTGGCTGGAACGCGCAGGGCCTCGCCACGCGGGCGTGGTCAGTGCGCTGTGCTGGTGCGGTGGGATGCTGCTGTCGGCCCTGGGCATCCACTGGCACCAGTTCTGGCTCATGCTGCTGGGCTCGGGGGTGATCGGCGGCATCGGGCTGGGGCTGGGTTACATCTCCCCGGTCTCCACCCTCATCAAGTGGTTCCCCGATCGGCGTGGCATGGCCACCGGCATGGCCATCATGGGCTTCGGGGGCGGCGCCATGATCGGCTCACCGCTGGCCACCGAGCTGATGCAGCACTTCGCCACCCCGACCGATGTCGGTGTGGCCCCGACGTTCGTGGTCATGGCCGCGCTGTACTTCGTTTTCATGATGGGCGGGGCCTTGGCCTACCGCATCCCACCAGCGGGTTGGACACCCCACGGCATCGCCCCAACGCCCACGACCCGCGCTGCGGCATCGGCCATGATCACGCGCCGGCACGTCCATGCCAGCAAGGTGTGGCGCATCCCCCAGTTTTGGCTGGTGTGGATGGTGTTGTGCATGAACGTCTCCGCCGGCATCGGTGTGCTTGGCATGGCCAGCCCGATGCTGCAAGAAGTGTTCGGCGGCGCCCTCATCGGTGTGCCCGCCAAGTATGGGGAACTCGACAAAACTCAGTTGGCCGCCATCGCCAGCGTGGCCGCTGGGTTCACCGCGCTGCTGAGTTTGTTCAACATCGGCGGACGCTTCTTTTGGGCCAGCCTGTCGGATCGACTCGGGCGCCAGCGCACCTATGCGGTGTTTTTCGTGCTGGGTGGGTTGCTGTACGCCAGCATTCCGGCTTCGGCAGGCGCGGGCAGCCAGTTGCTGTTTGTGGGCGCGTTTTGCATCATCCTCAGCATGTACGGGGGCGGTTTTGCCACCGTGCCCGCCTATTTGGCCGATCTGTTCGGCACCCAAATGGTGGGCGCCATCCATGGCCGGTTGCTAACGGCCTGGGCCACTGCTGGCATCCTCGGCCCGGTGGTGGTGAACTACATGCGGGACTATCAGTTGAACTTGGGCCTGCCCCGCGAGCAGGTCTACAACCAGACGATGTTCATCTTGGTGGGCATGCTGGGGGTGGGGCTGATTTGCAACCTGCTGGTGCGCCCGGTGGCCGACCGACACTTCATGAACGACTTGGAGCTGGCCCGAGAAAAACGCCTGGCCCATGATCGCATTCAGGCCACCGAGTCCCACAGCCTGGCCCCCATCGCTCGCCCCACCCCGCTGGTTTGGGTGGTGTTGGCTTGGGCCGCTGTGGGCCTGCCGCTGGCCTGGGGGATGTACCGCACCGGCCTGAGCGTGAGCAAGTTCTTGAGCTGA
- a CDS encoding helix-turn-helix domain-containing protein: MPSRRSPPAPELPTFSLYGEASAVQRPVLHVESIQSRSSRHAWEIEAHVHRGLHQIVWLASGPGEVFLDESRTDCAGPMAVVIPPGVVHAFRFDPTTDGHVLTLSAAALTEGEAVGAGDALQTLFAAPRLLAPEGDDAERLSRLLTALMHESAAADRDPHPAHAAPPVPLWLARSVVWLLAQWAHRAPLNGPRPSGGQRALYTRWVVLVEAHYRDHWPVSRYAERLGLSEERLNRMVKAETDLTAQAVLHARLAREACRRLVHVAAPVSHLAFELGFEDPAYFCRFFKRHTGFSPRAYRSHMQTR, encoded by the coding sequence ATGCCGAGCCGCCGTTCCCCTCCCGCCCCCGAACTGCCCACCTTCAGCCTGTATGGGGAAGCCTCCGCCGTGCAACGCCCTGTGCTGCATGTGGAATCGATCCAATCGCGCAGCAGCCGGCACGCATGGGAAATCGAGGCCCACGTCCATCGGGGTTTGCACCAAATCGTGTGGCTGGCCAGCGGGCCGGGCGAGGTATTCTTGGACGAATCCCGCACCGACTGCGCCGGGCCGATGGCGGTGGTGATTCCACCGGGCGTCGTCCACGCCTTTCGCTTTGACCCGACGACGGACGGCCACGTCCTCACCCTGAGCGCCGCCGCGCTCACCGAAGGCGAGGCCGTGGGCGCCGGCGACGCTCTGCAAACCCTGTTCGCCGCGCCGCGTCTACTCGCCCCGGAAGGCGACGACGCCGAGCGCCTGAGCCGCTTACTGACAGCACTCATGCACGAAAGTGCCGCCGCCGACCGCGACCCACACCCAGCCCACGCCGCACCTCCCGTGCCGCTGTGGTTGGCGCGTTCGGTGGTGTGGCTGCTGGCACAGTGGGCGCACCGTGCGCCCCTCAATGGCCCCCGGCCCAGTGGTGGCCAGCGGGCGCTGTACACGCGCTGGGTGGTGCTGGTGGAGGCGCATTACCGCGATCACTGGCCGGTGTCACGCTATGCGGAGCGGCTGGGGTTGTCTGAGGAGCGGCTCAACCGCATGGTCAAGGCCGAAACCGACCTGACCGCCCAAGCCGTGCTGCACGCCCGCCTGGCACGCGAAGCCTGCCGCCGGTTGGTGCATGTGGCCGCGCCGGTGTCCCACCTGGCGTTTGAGCTGGGATTTGAGGATCCGGCGTACTTTTGCCGGTTTTTCAAACGGCACACGGGGTTCTCGCCCCGGGCTTACCGCAGCCACATGCAAACCCGTTGA
- a CDS encoding DNA adenine methylase: protein MNQTTTKPASLAADGPKRAVLRYFGGKWAIAPWVLRHLPPHRIYVEPFGGAASVLMRKTRSEIEVYNDLDSEIVSLFRVIQDPMQCAALMRKLRRTPYARAEFDQAFMSSTDPVVTAQRTIIRAYLSFHHASVFDPRKRSFADARHRTGSGRGKAGEWVTYPRSLVAVRRRLQGVVIECRDALAVIKAQDTPQTLHFVDPPYVPSTRSDTGYRHELTTQQHVELLEVLLGCKGMVVLAGYPSALYDEMLVGWRRVERAHFAVGVLRQPRTEVLWISPRAADALP, encoded by the coding sequence GTGAACCAGACGACAACCAAACCGGCCAGCTTGGCCGCTGATGGCCCCAAGCGGGCGGTGCTGCGCTACTTTGGAGGCAAGTGGGCGATTGCCCCGTGGGTGCTTCGGCACCTTCCACCCCACCGCATTTACGTCGAGCCGTTTGGTGGCGCGGCCAGCGTGCTGATGCGCAAGACCCGCAGCGAGATTGAGGTCTACAACGACCTCGACAGTGAGATCGTGTCGCTGTTCCGCGTCATCCAAGACCCGATGCAATGCGCAGCGCTGATGCGCAAGCTGCGCCGCACACCCTACGCCCGCGCCGAGTTTGACCAGGCGTTCATGTCGTCTACCGATCCGGTGGTGACGGCTCAGCGCACGATCATTCGCGCCTATTTGTCGTTTCACCACGCATCGGTGTTCGATCCGCGCAAGCGGTCGTTTGCCGACGCGCGGCACCGCACGGGGTCAGGCAGGGGCAAGGCCGGCGAATGGGTCACGTACCCGCGCAGCTTGGTGGCTGTCCGGCGTCGGCTGCAAGGCGTGGTGATCGAGTGCCGTGATGCGCTGGCCGTGATCAAAGCCCAGGACACGCCCCAGACGCTGCATTTCGTCGATCCCCCCTACGTCCCCTCCACTCGATCCGACACAGGCTACCGGCATGAGCTGACCACGCAACAGCATGTCGAGCTGCTGGAGGTGCTACTGGGCTGCAAGGGGATGGTGGTGCTGGCCGGATACCCGTCCGCGCTGTACGACGAGATGCTGGTGGGGTGGCGGCGGGTGGAGCGGGCGCATTTTGCTGTGGGAGTTTTGCGACAACCACGCACCGAGGTGCTGTGGATTTCCCCGCGTGCGGCGGATGCGCTGCCGTAG
- a CDS encoding Lcl C-terminal domain-containing protein: MPLNDTGMRACVDFDAGYFVQDCTDTGQDGEFGRDVTHKKNSDGRLGFSYRKICNNGEAAGTGSCPADPKFGTAATAWGCTEDRVTGLVWEIKRPTGLRTITAIYAKKPGGFYPTAAGFVATVNRRSMCGAGDWRLPTVMELQSIVNYQYADYWLNPNLQFEPEQTWFPESFTYYFNSYMTADEKSAQSNWTVNKGAVSYSSSGHVRLVRNAR, translated from the coding sequence ATGCCGCTGAATGACACGGGCATGCGCGCCTGTGTTGATTTTGACGCTGGTTACTTTGTTCAGGACTGCACCGATACGGGGCAGGACGGTGAATTTGGCCGGGACGTCACCCACAAAAAAAACAGCGATGGCCGCCTAGGTTTTTCCTACCGCAAAATTTGCAACAACGGTGAGGCCGCTGGCACCGGCAGTTGCCCAGCCGACCCCAAGTTCGGCACGGCTGCGACCGCTTGGGGCTGCACCGAAGACCGTGTCACGGGGTTGGTGTGGGAAATCAAACGCCCGACTGGGTTGCGAACGATTACTGCGATTTACGCGAAAAAACCGGGCGGTTTTTACCCCACCGCAGCCGGCTTTGTGGCAACAGTCAATCGACGCAGCATGTGCGGCGCTGGCGATTGGCGCCTGCCCACCGTCATGGAACTGCAAAGCATCGTCAATTACCAATACGCTGATTATTGGCTCAACCCCAATTTGCAGTTTGAACCAGAGCAAACCTGGTTCCCTGAGAGTTTTACTTATTATTTTAACTCCTACATGACGGCCGATGAGAAAAGCGCCCAATCCAACTGGACAGTCAACAAAGGAGCTGTTTCTTACTCATCAAGCGGCCATGTGCGGTTGGTTCGCAACGCCCGTTGA
- a CDS encoding Lcl C-terminal domain-containing protein yields the protein MNIHFLLRAKFLALAFLGSLTLIGHSAGHAAGDRFVPNAAGDEITDTETGLIWRRCAEGQLWSGTTCTDTPTSFSFRNALEHAKSVATSTGVAWRLPNVKELSSLVIRNKSAALINTTAFPSSGAQVIFWSSTPQHSSAMVGGWFVDFQRGYVGMNPSTVTYAVRLVRDAN from the coding sequence ATGAACATTCACTTTTTGTTGCGTGCCAAATTTCTGGCTTTGGCATTTCTGGGCTCCTTGACGTTGATCGGCCACTCTGCGGGACACGCGGCTGGAGATCGTTTCGTCCCGAACGCAGCGGGTGACGAAATCACCGATACCGAAACCGGCCTGATCTGGCGCCGCTGCGCCGAAGGTCAACTTTGGAGCGGCACGACTTGTACCGACACACCCACAAGCTTCAGTTTCAGAAACGCCCTGGAACATGCCAAATCCGTGGCAACCTCCACCGGGGTGGCTTGGCGACTGCCCAACGTCAAAGAGCTGTCTTCCTTGGTGATTCGGAACAAGAGCGCTGCCCTGATCAACACCACAGCATTTCCTTCGTCCGGAGCCCAGGTCATTTTTTGGTCGTCCACGCCCCAGCATTCCAGCGCCATGGTGGGTGGGTGGTTCGTGGACTTTCAGCGTGGCTACGTCGGGATGAATCCCAGCACTGTTACCTACGCCGTTCGCTTGGTCAGAGACGCCAACTGA
- a CDS encoding NAD(P)/FAD-dependent oxidoreductase, producing the protein MNAAASPLQAEGAAVVIVGAGQAGVQAAESLRAGGFAGPITLLGDEPHGPYHRPPLSKAWLAGEVEAAQLVMRAPAMLAKKHITLRTGVRVQAIDRVAGEVVLAPAEAGGSAERLPYAGLVLATGATPRRLPASAVPGADAPNVLPLRTRADADALAAGLARCVETGLPLVVIGGGFIGLEVAATARKKGVAVTVLEAAPRLLGRVLAPVLSDWYAELHRAHGVTLVLNAQLQRLDVGDDGTAQAAVLADGTRLPCGLVVLGVGVSANDGLAREAGLAVDRGIVVDACGRTADPRIVAAGDCTVRQLADGSLLRLESVQNATEQGKSAAAALLGQDRPFTAVPWFWSDQYDKKLQMAGLSGGADAWAVRGDVASGSGFSVWHFRAGRLLAVDAVNASKEHLLSRKLLEAGVSPTPEQVADGGVDLAGLLA; encoded by the coding sequence ATGAACGCCGCCGCCTCCCCGTTGCAGGCCGAGGGCGCGGCGGTGGTGATCGTCGGGGCCGGGCAAGCGGGCGTGCAAGCCGCTGAAAGCCTGCGCGCCGGCGGTTTTGCCGGCCCGATCACCTTGCTGGGTGATGAGCCGCATGGGCCGTACCACCGACCGCCGCTGTCCAAAGCGTGGCTGGCCGGGGAGGTCGAGGCCGCGCAGTTGGTGATGCGGGCGCCGGCGATGCTGGCGAAAAAGCACATCACGCTGCGCACCGGGGTGCGCGTGCAAGCCATCGACCGGGTGGCGGGTGAGGTCGTGCTGGCGCCTGCTGAAGCGGGCGGGTCGGCGGAACGGTTGCCCTACGCTGGCCTGGTGCTGGCCACGGGCGCGACGCCGCGCCGCTTGCCGGCGTCGGCGGTGCCGGGGGCGGATGCACCCAACGTCCTGCCCCTGCGCACCCGCGCCGATGCGGACGCTCTGGCCGCTGGTTTGGCGCGTTGTGTCGAAACCGGCTTGCCTCTGGTGGTGATCGGCGGCGGTTTCATTGGCCTGGAAGTGGCGGCGACGGCGCGCAAAAAAGGCGTGGCCGTCACGGTGCTGGAAGCGGCGCCGCGTTTGCTGGGGCGGGTGTTGGCGCCGGTGCTGTCCGATTGGTATGCCGAGTTGCACCGCGCCCACGGCGTGACACTGGTGTTGAACGCCCAGCTTCAACGCTTGGACGTGGGCGACGACGGCACCGCCCAAGCCGCCGTGCTGGCCGATGGCACCCGATTGCCGTGCGGGCTGGTGGTGCTGGGCGTGGGCGTCAGCGCCAACGATGGGCTGGCGCGTGAAGCGGGGTTGGCGGTGGATCGCGGCATCGTGGTGGATGCGTGCGGGCGCACCGCCGATCCGCGCATCGTGGCGGCGGGCGATTGCACGGTGCGACAACTGGCCGATGGTTCGCTGCTGCGGCTCGAATCGGTGCAAAACGCCACCGAGCAAGGCAAGTCGGCGGCGGCGGCGCTGCTGGGGCAGGATCGACCGTTCACCGCCGTGCCCTGGTTCTGGTCGGATCAGTACGACAAGAAGTTGCAGATGGCCGGCCTGTCCGGTGGTGCCGACGCTTGGGCGGTGCGGGGCGATGTGGCCAGCGGCAGCGGCTTTTCGGTGTGGCACTTCCGTGCCGGGCGGCTGCTGGCGGTGGATGCGGTGAACGCCTCGAAGGAGCACCTGCTCAGCCGCAAGTTGCTGGAAGCGGGGGTGTCCCCCACGCCGGAACAGGTGGCCGATGGGGGGGTCGATTTGGCGGGTTTGTTGGCTTAA